In the Euphorbia lathyris chromosome 5, ddEupLath1.1, whole genome shotgun sequence genome, one interval contains:
- the LOC136231251 gene encoding LOB domain-containing protein 2, producing MQRSSSNNNNTIVAHPACASCKHQRKKCAEDCVLAPYFPATRTREFQAVHRVFGVSNVVKLVKTVREEDRKSVADSLVWEACCRQNDPILGPLGEYRRIQEELKLYKSQKQTQLLNQNHHNHNHNHQLGQQSLMFSNNHGWNVNGNSNYDNGIIVDPSSFIYPVNPNGNNYVLGLDKIRKQEKDLGCLVPLHSQPQQQLSVNQQQYYLSGHQFGSINGKTMDNSLWEAGQ from the exons ATGCAAAGGAGTAGTAGCAACAATAACAACACAATTGTTGCACATCCAGCATGTGCTTCATGTAAACATCAGAGGAAAAAATGTGCAGAAGATTGTGTATTAGCACCGTATTTTCCGGCGACCAGAACACGGGAATTCCAAGCTGTTCACCGGGTTTTCGGGGTGAGCAACGTCGTTAAATTAGTGAAAACCGTGAGGGAAGAAGATCGGAAATCCGTGGCGGATTCGCTTGTTTGGGAAGCTTGTTGTAGGCAGAATGATCCTATTTTAGGGCCATTAGGGGAATATAGAAGAATTCAGGAAGAATTGAAGCTGTATAAATCACAGAAACAAACACAATTGTTGAATCAAAATCatcataatcataatcataatcatCAATTAGGGCAGCAAAGTTTGATGTTTAGTAATAATCATGGGTGGAATGTTAATGGGAATAGTAATTATGATAATGGGATAATTGTTGATCCAAGTTCATTTATTTATCCTGTAAACCCTAATGGTAATAATTATGTTTTAGGGTTGGATAAAATTAGGAAACAAGAAAAGGATTTGGGATGTCTGGTTCCTTTGCATTCTCAGCCTCAACAGCAGCTTTCAGTGAATCAACAGCAGTATTATCTTTCAG GTCATCAATTTGGGTCAATCAATGGCAAAACGATGGATAATTCACTATGGGAAGCTGGACAATGA